Proteins from a genomic interval of Acropora muricata isolate sample 2 unplaced genomic scaffold, ASM3666990v1 scaffold_748, whole genome shotgun sequence:
- the LOC136907424 gene encoding protein unc-13 homolog C-like: protein MALDVTTKLDEILAKLGKLDAIEATLHELRQKMSSVEREVSKLKGDVSKAKERIDHMDTSLQWFNTEVKGIQDKIKELNLAKENLHTQQLYAESYSRRENLKFFGIEERETGANSKDSEKVDTCDILIDFLENGLGLDNPAEEIELQRFHRLGKPVVGKIRPIIARFLRYPDRERVLRASFRLSRESEIKVLEDYPKEIIERRRKQMPKLKEAKKSGLRVAFSKMEPDKLYINGKFVPM from the coding sequence ATGGCTTTGGATGTGACGACTAAATTGGATGAAATACTAGCCAAGCTTGGCAAGCTCGATGCCATTGAAGCTACTTTGCATGAATTACGCCAAAAAATGAGCAGTGTTGAGAGGGAAGTTAGTAAATTAAAGGGCGACGTGAGCAAGGCAAAGGAAAGAATTGATCACATGGATACAAGTTTGCAGTGGTTTAATACCGAAGTTAAGGGCATCCAAGACAAGATTAAAGAACTCAATCTCGCAAAGGAGAACTTACACACGCAACAATTATATGCAGAGTCGTATAGTCGCAGAGAAAACCTGAAGTTCTTCGGAATTGAGGAGAGAGAAACGGGAGCAAATTCAAAGGATAGCGAGAAAGTGGACACGTGTGATATTTTAATCgattttttggaaaatggcctAGGTCTGGACAACCCCGCTGAAGAAATAGAGCTGCAAAGATTTCATCGCCTTGGTAAACCCGTGGTAGGGAAGATAAGGCCTATAATCGCGCGATTCTTACGATACCCGGATAGGGAAAGAGTTTTAAGAGCGTCCTTCCGCCTCAGTCGTGAGTCCGAAATAAAAGTCTTGGAGGACTACCCGAAGGAGATtattgaaagaagaagaaaacaaatgcCTAAACTGAAGGAAGCAAAGAAGAGTGGACTGAGGGTGGCATTTAGTAAAATGGAGCCGGATAAGTTGTACATAAACGGTAAATTTGTTCCAATGTAA